From Streptosporangiales bacterium, the proteins below share one genomic window:
- a CDS encoding xanthine dehydrogenase family protein subunit M encodes MKPAAFEYHRAFTPAEVVELLTELGDEAKVLAGGLSLAPMMNFRFAQPAALVDVNTVAGLDYVRREGDALCVGALTRHRTVETTTAPEVQDGFVALPRAARWIGHYPIRTRGTVGGSIAHADPTAEWCLLARLYDADVVVRGAHGSRQVPSAQWFTGFLSTAAEPNELVVEVRFPRPRGHAALTEYARRRGDFAIVAAAAAFDVVDGRCRDVAVVLGGVAGVPLRVPEAEAVVEGSEPTAATWAEAARVAASVVDPAADVHGDADYRRHLVDTLTQRAFAEAYA; translated from the coding sequence GTGAAACCGGCCGCGTTCGAGTACCACAGGGCCTTCACGCCCGCGGAGGTCGTCGAGCTGTTGACCGAGCTGGGCGACGAGGCGAAGGTGCTGGCCGGCGGGCTGTCGCTCGCGCCCATGATGAACTTCAGGTTCGCGCAGCCGGCCGCGCTCGTGGACGTCAACACGGTCGCCGGGCTCGACTACGTCCGCCGCGAGGGCGACGCGTTGTGCGTGGGCGCCCTCACCCGGCACCGCACGGTAGAGACCACCACCGCGCCCGAGGTCCAGGACGGGTTCGTGGCGCTGCCACGTGCCGCGCGGTGGATCGGGCACTACCCGATCCGCACGAGGGGCACGGTAGGCGGCAGCATCGCGCACGCCGACCCCACCGCCGAGTGGTGCCTGTTGGCCCGGCTGTACGACGCCGACGTGGTCGTCCGCGGCGCGCACGGCAGCAGGCAGGTGCCGAGCGCGCAGTGGTTCACCGGGTTCCTCAGCACGGCCGCGGAACCCAACGAGCTGGTGGTGGAGGTCAGGTTCCCGCGACCGCGGGGGCACGCGGCGCTCACCGAGTACGCGCGCCGCCGCGGTGACTTCGCCATCGTCGCCGCGGCCGCGGCCTTCGACGTGGTGGACGGGCGCTGCCGCGACGTCGCCGTCGTGCTCGGGGGTGTCGCCGGCGTCCCGCTGCGGGTGCCCGAGGCGGAGGCCGTCGTGGAGGGGAGTGAGCCGACCGCGGCCACCTGGGCCGAGGCGGCCCGCGTCGCGGCTTCGGTCGTCGACCCGGCCGCCGACGTGCACGGGGACGCGGACTACCGCAGGCACCTCGTCGACACCCTGACGCAGCGCGCGTTCGCCGAGGCGTACGCGTGA
- a CDS encoding enoyl-CoA hydratase/isomerase family protein, with product MPYRKSRTEHSVSELRVDRTDAGQLQLRLDAPAVRNALTLATVRRLHEELDRDPHATLLLGSTTPDIFSAGADLSAPDDERRQISDLLYTCYEQLVTRPGVVVAVVEGAAVGGGAQLTAAADVRIASPAARWRWVGPGHGLAVGTWILPDLVGRSRALDLTLTGRWLDAEEAAQCGFVARLDAEPWQRAADLAAALDQMDPAALARVKQLTTRPHLLDQLAAERDGNGGWSGRAPTAAQASKESKHVR from the coding sequence ATACCATATCGCAAGAGTCGAACGGAGCACAGCGTGAGCGAACTTCGGGTTGACCGGACCGACGCCGGGCAGCTGCAGCTACGGCTCGACGCACCTGCCGTGCGCAACGCCCTCACGCTAGCGACCGTGCGCCGGCTGCACGAGGAGCTCGACCGCGACCCGCACGCCACCCTCCTGCTCGGCAGCACCACACCGGACATCTTCAGCGCCGGCGCCGACCTCAGCGCGCCCGACGACGAACGCAGGCAGATCAGCGACCTGCTCTACACCTGTTACGAGCAGCTCGTCACCAGGCCGGGCGTCGTCGTCGCGGTCGTCGAGGGCGCCGCCGTCGGCGGCGGCGCGCAGCTGACGGCCGCGGCGGACGTACGGATCGCGTCGCCTGCGGCGCGGTGGCGGTGGGTCGGACCCGGGCACGGCCTTGCGGTCGGCACCTGGATCCTGCCCGACCTGGTGGGCCGGTCGCGGGCACTCGACCTCACCCTCACCGGCCGCTGGCTGGACGCCGAGGAGGCCGCGCAGTGCGGGTTCGTCGCCCGCCTCGACGCCGAACCGTGGCAGCGCGCCGCCGACCTCGCCGCCGCGCTCGACCAGATGGACCCCGCGGCGCTCGCGCGGGTCAAGCAGCTCACCACCAGGCCACACCTGCTCGACCAGCTCGCCGCCGAACGGGACGGTAACGGCGGCTGGTCAGGGCGCGCGCCGACCGCGGCCCAGGCGTCCAAGGAGAGCAAGCACGTCCGCTGA
- a CDS encoding SDR family oxidoreductase: MDLNLTGKVAFVTGASKGIGREVASRLAGEGCDVAITARGQDDLEKTAAEIRDATGGKVLAVAGDMGQDADVQRCVRSALDELGRIDILVPCAGSSPGGLLEELTEEQWLSSLNLKFLGYVRTVRHVVPNMVAQGSGSIVLVVGNDGLKPSFWEMTAGAANAADLNFASSIADQYGPKGVRVNTVNPGPVDTDRWDGLEKAFARDMGVDQAEARRRAELSIPLGKITRPEEVAALVAFLASDLARSVHGAHIPIDGAQRKPLMER; this comes from the coding sequence ATGGATCTCAACCTCACCGGCAAGGTCGCCTTCGTGACCGGCGCCAGCAAGGGAATCGGCCGCGAGGTGGCGAGCCGGCTGGCCGGCGAGGGCTGCGACGTGGCCATCACTGCCCGCGGCCAGGACGACCTGGAGAAGACCGCGGCCGAGATCCGCGACGCCACCGGGGGCAAGGTGCTCGCGGTCGCCGGCGATATGGGCCAGGATGCTGACGTGCAGCGCTGTGTCCGTTCGGCACTCGACGAGCTCGGCCGGATCGACATCCTCGTGCCGTGTGCCGGCAGCTCCCCCGGCGGCCTGCTCGAAGAGCTCACCGAGGAACAGTGGCTGTCGAGCCTGAACCTCAAGTTCCTCGGCTACGTCCGCACGGTTCGGCACGTGGTGCCGAACATGGTCGCGCAGGGCAGCGGGAGCATCGTCCTGGTCGTCGGCAACGACGGGCTCAAGCCGAGCTTCTGGGAGATGACCGCAGGCGCCGCGAACGCGGCGGACCTGAACTTCGCCTCGTCCATCGCCGACCAGTACGGGCCGAAGGGTGTGCGGGTCAACACCGTGAACCCTGGCCCGGTCGACACCGACCGCTGGGACGGCCTGGAGAAGGCGTTCGCCCGCGACATGGGCGTCGACCAGGCGGAGGCCCGCCGCCGCGCCGAGCTGTCGATCCCGCTGGGCAAGATCACCCGGCCGGAGGAGGTCGCCGCGCTGGTGGCGTTCCTCGCCTCCGACCTCGCCCGCAGCGTGCACGGTGCGCACATTCCGATCGACGGCGCCCAGCGCAAGCCGCTGATGGAGCGCTGA
- a CDS encoding alpha/beta fold hydrolase has product MPYAETDDRVRLYYEDTGSGVPIVFLHEFAGDHRSWQPQVRHLARHYRCLTPAARGFPPSDVPTDPAAYDQARAVADVAAVLDAAGVERAFVVGNSMGGFAALHFALRHPERTLGSVVAGCGYGAPPEKADGFRAESEKIAAAFDREGSQSVSQWYGFGPARVQYEAKDPAGHAEHVQVLAEHHPLGAALTMRGVQMRRPSLFDLHAELAACQPPVLVIAGDEDDGVLETDLMLKRTIPRCGLAVLPKSGHVTNLEEPALFNQLLERFLTAVEHDKWPARDPRSLSASTTGART; this is encoded by the coding sequence ATGCCGTACGCCGAGACCGACGACCGGGTCCGCCTCTACTACGAGGACACCGGCAGCGGAGTGCCGATCGTCTTCCTGCACGAGTTCGCCGGCGACCACCGCTCCTGGCAGCCGCAGGTGCGGCACCTCGCCAGGCACTACCGCTGCCTGACGCCGGCCGCCCGCGGCTTCCCGCCGTCCGACGTGCCCACCGACCCGGCGGCGTACGACCAGGCACGCGCCGTCGCGGACGTGGCGGCGGTGCTGGACGCCGCCGGCGTGGAGCGGGCGTTCGTGGTCGGCAACTCGATGGGCGGGTTCGCCGCGCTGCACTTCGCGCTGCGGCACCCGGAGCGCACGCTCGGCTCGGTGGTCGCCGGCTGCGGGTACGGCGCGCCGCCGGAGAAGGCGGACGGGTTCCGCGCGGAGTCGGAGAAGATCGCCGCGGCGTTCGACCGGGAGGGCTCGCAGTCGGTGTCGCAGTGGTACGGCTTCGGCCCGGCGCGCGTGCAGTACGAGGCCAAGGACCCGGCGGGCCACGCCGAGCACGTCCAGGTGCTCGCCGAGCACCACCCGCTGGGCGCGGCGCTCACCATGCGCGGGGTGCAGATGCGCCGCCCGTCCCTGTTCGACCTGCACGCCGAGCTGGCCGCCTGCCAACCACCGGTCCTAGTGATAGCCGGCGACGAGGACGACGGCGTACTGGAGACCGACCTGATGCTCAAGCGCACCATCCCCAGGTGCGGCCTGGCCGTGCTGCCGAAGTCCGGCCACGTCACCAACCTGGAGGAGCCGGCCCTGTTCAACCAGCTACTCGAACGCTTCCTCACCGCCGTAGAACACGACAAGTGGCCCGCCCGCGACCCGCGCTCCCTGAGCGCTTCTACCACCGGCGCCCGCACCTAG
- a CDS encoding helix-turn-helix domain-containing protein has translation MRIVKHDSAGDGAGGEIQAVSRAADVLRLFGPETQELTAAEAAERLGMNRTTAYRYCTSLVAAGLLERGHRNGSFLPGALLLQLGVFALGRRRVMDLAPAHMRQLCASAEHTVALSLWGGTGAVVARVEEDPGVVVVTVRVGTQLPLAAAQSKLFLAWHPDQLTVSRLLATLPAAARSDLDAQVAKARQDGYTVNTDVHPGMLAIAAPVFDEYGICATLALLGTAASMSAASDSPQVQQLEKTARALSAELGWARREPEAD, from the coding sequence ATTCGTATCGTGAAACACGACAGTGCAGGCGACGGTGCGGGTGGCGAGATCCAGGCCGTGAGCCGAGCCGCGGACGTGCTGCGGCTGTTCGGGCCCGAGACCCAGGAACTGACCGCGGCGGAAGCGGCCGAGCGGCTGGGCATGAACCGCACTACGGCGTACCGGTACTGCACGTCGCTGGTCGCCGCCGGGCTGCTCGAGCGCGGGCACAGGAACGGCTCGTTCCTTCCCGGTGCGTTGTTGTTGCAGCTGGGAGTGTTCGCGCTCGGCCGCCGCCGCGTGATGGACCTGGCTCCTGCGCACATGCGGCAGCTCTGCGCGAGTGCCGAACACACGGTGGCGCTGAGCCTGTGGGGAGGCACGGGCGCGGTGGTGGCGCGGGTCGAGGAAGACCCCGGTGTGGTGGTCGTGACCGTACGGGTGGGCACTCAGCTGCCGCTGGCCGCGGCGCAGAGCAAGCTGTTCCTGGCCTGGCACCCCGACCAGCTGACGGTCTCCCGACTACTCGCCACCTTGCCGGCGGCCGCCCGTTCCGACCTGGACGCGCAGGTGGCGAAGGCACGGCAGGACGGGTACACGGTGAACACCGACGTGCACCCGGGGATGCTGGCGATCGCCGCACCGGTCTTCGACGAGTACGGCATCTGCGCCACGCTGGCCCTGTTGGGTACCGCCGCGAGCATGAGCGCCGCCTCGGACTCGCCCCAGGTGCAACAGCTCGAGAAGACAGCGCGGGCGCTGTCCGCCGAGCTCGGTTGGGCCAGGAGAGAGCCGGAAGCTGACTAG
- a CDS encoding FAA hydrolase family protein, which translates to MRLASYTSGDRAQVGIVHADQTVSALGDLLGSAAPTDMVEVITAWAELAPRLPGTRSGGSESVDALDVQGRWLPPVPRPSKMLGVALNNKTLAALAVMPSAHPALFCYPPSALIGHRQPVELRIDYGLTHPEPELGVVIGKRVKDIDAADALDAVFGYTIVDDITSPTLKAGDTVVIPRSQASGLDGASSSGAAAPIGFEHGDLQLTYHARSKGTDTFAPCGPWIVTADELGAPNDLAVSLTIDGELCTEDNTGNLMFSAAEVVAHASTYFTLHPGDILHIGSAARGKYRLRELDYQARNGAERTIQIEGIGALTNPIRRTT; encoded by the coding sequence ATGAGACTGGCCTCGTACACTAGCGGCGACCGCGCCCAGGTCGGAATCGTGCACGCCGACCAGACCGTCAGCGCACTCGGTGACCTACTCGGCTCGGCCGCACCGACCGACATGGTCGAGGTGATCACCGCTTGGGCCGAGCTGGCACCACGCCTTCCGGGCACTCGAAGCGGCGGCTCGGAGAGCGTCGACGCACTCGACGTGCAAGGCCGCTGGCTGCCACCGGTACCGCGACCGTCGAAGATGCTCGGGGTCGCGCTGAACAACAAGACCCTGGCCGCACTGGCCGTGATGCCGTCGGCCCATCCCGCACTGTTCTGCTACCCGCCGTCGGCGCTGATCGGTCACCGGCAACCAGTGGAGTTGCGTATCGACTACGGCCTCACCCATCCGGAGCCTGAGCTGGGTGTGGTCATCGGCAAGCGGGTCAAGGACATCGACGCCGCCGACGCCTTGGATGCCGTGTTCGGCTACACCATCGTCGACGACATCACCTCACCGACGCTGAAGGCCGGTGACACCGTGGTCATCCCCCGCTCCCAGGCGAGCGGACTCGACGGTGCCAGCAGCAGTGGCGCGGCCGCGCCGATCGGGTTCGAGCACGGCGATCTCCAGCTGACCTACCACGCCCGGTCCAAGGGCACCGACACGTTCGCCCCCTGCGGACCGTGGATCGTCACAGCCGACGAGCTTGGCGCGCCGAACGACCTGGCGGTGTCACTGACCATCGACGGCGAACTGTGCACCGAGGACAACACCGGCAACCTGATGTTCTCCGCCGCCGAGGTGGTCGCACACGCCAGCACGTACTTCACCTTGCACCCCGGCGACATCCTTCACATCGGCAGCGCCGCCCGCGGCAAGTACCGGCTGCGCGAGCTCGACTACCAGGCTCGGAACGGGGCAGAGCGCACCATCCAGATCGAAGGCATCGGCGCGTTGACCAACCCGATCCGCCGGACCACCTGA
- a CDS encoding MFS transporter produces MSHNASTAPSWQDSRRMLPGMLVGTVLEWYDLFIYAQAAALVLGPLFFPQVSETAGTLAAFATFGVGYLARPLGAVIFGHIGDRYGRKRALIATLMLMGVATTAIGVLPTYAAAGLAAPLLLTLLRLAQGLGAGAEYAGAFVMVAELAPRNRRGLWTSIPGTGIYGGVLLSAAVAAVVFTLPEAALYSWGWRIPFLVSFALIGVGMYLRLQVTETPVFTELAQRKAVRKLPVLTVLKEMPLRLFLAVLLTTPIAFNAYVALTYSITYSVKRGLSDTDALIGILLGSAVALVSVPTAGWASDRFGRRPVYLTLAALTALVAVPYFWLLSTGQPPATWAAQALLMGPVAFAVTGAQAAFLAELFDSRYRYSGVALSRELSTAALTAPAPVIAISLTAAAGGAPWLTAGLMALVGVVCFVAVLALPETSGIDLSPTNRADVETAEPTR; encoded by the coding sequence ATGTCGCACAACGCATCCACCGCCCCCAGTTGGCAAGACTCCCGCCGCATGCTGCCCGGCATGCTCGTGGGCACGGTGCTCGAATGGTACGACCTGTTCATCTATGCCCAAGCCGCCGCGTTGGTGCTCGGGCCGCTGTTCTTCCCCCAGGTCAGTGAGACCGCCGGGACACTCGCCGCTTTCGCCACGTTCGGCGTCGGCTACCTGGCCCGCCCGCTCGGCGCCGTGATCTTCGGCCACATCGGCGATCGGTACGGACGCAAACGCGCCCTCATCGCGACCTTGATGCTGATGGGTGTGGCCACCACGGCCATCGGCGTGTTGCCGACCTACGCCGCAGCAGGACTGGCCGCACCTCTGCTGCTCACGCTGCTGCGCCTGGCCCAGGGCCTGGGCGCCGGCGCCGAGTACGCCGGCGCGTTCGTCATGGTGGCTGAGCTCGCCCCGCGCAATCGCCGCGGACTGTGGACGTCGATCCCCGGTACCGGCATCTACGGCGGTGTGCTGCTGTCGGCGGCGGTCGCCGCAGTGGTCTTCACGCTGCCCGAAGCCGCCCTCTACAGCTGGGGCTGGCGGATCCCGTTCCTCGTCAGCTTCGCGTTGATCGGGGTGGGCATGTACCTGCGGCTGCAGGTCACAGAGACTCCCGTGTTCACCGAGCTCGCGCAGCGCAAGGCGGTGCGCAAACTGCCGGTATTGACCGTACTCAAGGAGATGCCGCTGCGGTTGTTCCTCGCCGTACTCCTGACCACGCCGATCGCGTTCAACGCCTACGTGGCGTTGACGTACAGCATCACGTACAGCGTCAAGCGGGGTCTCTCGGACACCGACGCACTGATCGGCATCCTCCTCGGCAGCGCCGTCGCTTTGGTGAGCGTTCCGACGGCCGGCTGGGCGAGCGACCGCTTCGGTCGTCGTCCGGTGTACCTCACCTTGGCCGCCTTGACCGCTCTCGTCGCCGTCCCGTATTTCTGGCTGCTCTCGACCGGGCAGCCACCGGCCACTTGGGCGGCCCAGGCTCTACTGATGGGACCGGTGGCGTTCGCGGTGACCGGAGCGCAGGCCGCGTTCCTGGCCGAACTGTTCGACTCGCGGTACCGCTATTCCGGGGTGGCGCTGTCGCGCGAGCTCAGCACGGCCGCACTCACCGCCCCTGCCCCGGTGATCGCGATCTCGCTCACCGCCGCCGCAGGTGGAGCACCATGGCTGACCGCCGGGCTCATGGCGCTGGTCGGTGTCGTCTGCTTCGTCGCCGTGCTGGCGCTACCGGAGACCTCCGGCATCGACTTGTCCCCAACCAACCGGGCCGACGTCGAAACCGCCGAGCCGACCCGGTAG
- a CDS encoding Ppx/GppA family phosphatase, which translates to MRLGVLDVGSNTVHLLVVDAHPGARPLPAWSHKTRLQLGAHLDGAGRIDAAGERALRTTVTEALDVAADRGCEDVLAFATSAIREASNGGELLDRVRTACEVDLQVLPGDDEARLTFLAVRRWFGWSSGRLLVVDVGGGSLELAVGIDEEPDVATSLPLGAHRLTRDWVAGNPPTADEVKALRTYVRSQVATVVRDLVKVGDPDLVVGTSKTMRSLARVCGAAPSSAGQYEHRWLRRETLLEWLPRLAEMTTDELAELPGVSASRAPQLLAGAIVTDAVMDLLAAESLAICPWALREGVILRRIDWLTDNFH; encoded by the coding sequence ATGCGACTGGGCGTACTGGATGTGGGCTCGAACACCGTCCACCTGCTCGTCGTGGACGCGCACCCGGGCGCACGGCCGCTCCCGGCCTGGTCGCACAAGACCCGGCTGCAGCTCGGGGCGCATCTCGACGGGGCCGGCCGGATCGACGCGGCCGGTGAGCGGGCGCTGCGTACCACGGTGACGGAGGCGCTCGACGTCGCCGCCGACCGGGGGTGCGAGGACGTCCTGGCGTTCGCGACGAGCGCGATCAGGGAGGCCAGCAACGGCGGCGAGCTGCTCGACCGGGTGCGTACGGCGTGCGAGGTCGACCTGCAGGTGCTGCCGGGCGACGACGAGGCGCGGCTGACCTTCCTCGCCGTGCGGCGGTGGTTCGGCTGGTCGAGCGGCCGGCTGCTGGTCGTCGACGTGGGCGGCGGGTCGCTCGAGCTCGCGGTCGGCATCGACGAGGAGCCGGACGTCGCGACCAGCCTGCCGCTCGGCGCACACCGGCTGACCAGGGACTGGGTCGCAGGCAACCCGCCGACGGCGGACGAGGTGAAGGCTCTGCGCACGTACGTGCGTTCGCAGGTGGCCACCGTGGTGCGCGACCTGGTGAAGGTCGGCGACCCCGACCTCGTCGTCGGCACCAGTAAGACGATGCGGTCGCTGGCCAGGGTCTGCGGTGCCGCGCCGAGCTCCGCCGGCCAGTACGAGCACCGCTGGCTGCGCCGCGAGACGCTGCTCGAGTGGTTGCCGCGGCTGGCGGAGATGACCACGGACGAGCTCGCCGAGCTGCCCGGCGTCTCGGCCAGCCGCGCCCCGCAGCTACTGGCCGGCGCTATCGTCACCGACGCCGTAATGGACCTGCTGGCCGCCGAGTCCCTGGCGATCTGCCCCTGGGCCCTGCGAGAGGGCGTCATCCTCCGCCGCATCGACTGGCTGACCGACAACTTCCACTGA